The Bacteroidia bacterium genome contains a region encoding:
- a CDS encoding T9SS type A sorting domain-containing protein, with product MARAVLSAYDTLFVNRINPCEIPMTPSLRKDELNHELNQGSNTDIVIFPNPTTGMVHFKINADIYGKMEVLDLLGRPIIAINKLWQAIDSIDLNSLPNGFYHLKFTSTNYDQQWKIIVRK from the coding sequence ATGGCAAGGGCAGTGCTATCTGCTTATGATACCTTGTTTGTAAACAGGATTAACCCTTGTGAAATACCTATGACCCCATCCTTAAGAAAAGATGAATTGAACCATGAATTAAACCAGGGATCTAATACAGATATAGTCATTTTCCCAAATCCGACCACTGGAATGGTACATTTCAAAATAAATGCCGACATTTATGGTAAAATGGAAGTATTGGATTTATTAGGCAGACCTATAATAGCGATTAATAAGCTATGGCAAGCTATTGATTCGATTGACCTTAATTCGCTTCCAAATGGCTTTTACCATTTAAAATTTACTTCCACTAACTATGATCAGCAATGGAAAATAATAGTAAGAAAATAG
- a CDS encoding T9SS type A sorting domain-containing protein has product MKNKIHKIIKVWIIPVLMLISSSLYAQLSGVYTIGGLNPNYASFNQAVADLNQQGISDSTIFKIRNGVYNETVVIDPVQGASAGSPVIFESENGDSSLVVLQGDSVVSARYVLEINAASYIVFKGITFNNTGSHDSLVYLAGAASHLRFLNNQFLDTDGRYFVHSKIDSNDSLHLNGYNEFRSNLFKGNSNSRVFFSTNNQNSTYPKAQGNTFMHNNFVDGSSLHLSGQQSVQISENIFISDSNLFVGGCFINASSRLNITNNILSNSRMDVRGNWNSDQSFPTLIANNFICSDWLNPLLGSAYTGMLVGGFNNLNILFNTIHTKFDFQSNGNFSATLSVGQEQSVNSRIINNIIYNEGQTKALYVFDTADDIWDYNNIYTEGDTFASFMGSYLNSFSDWQQTTAFWPEDTPYDMHSLSIAPEFISDSLPDIVPGSELCGRGIWMDEVTTDIYGNARNNPPTIGAFELPTPCTVGYPNTEEEPYIFNISPNPATETLNIMYIDKELNTTLRITNGIGQTVYSKRIKLGISAISLSEIPAGVYLCSLNTGDRVIAKQRLVVVR; this is encoded by the coding sequence AGGAGGGTTAAACCCAAACTATGCCAGTTTCAATCAGGCTGTTGCCGACCTGAACCAGCAAGGTATTTCGGATTCAACCATTTTTAAAATCCGCAATGGGGTATATAATGAAACTGTTGTGATTGATCCCGTACAGGGGGCTTCGGCCGGCAGCCCTGTAATCTTCGAATCTGAAAATGGCGACAGTAGCTTAGTTGTATTACAGGGCGATTCAGTGGTCTCTGCTCGTTATGTATTAGAAATAAATGCGGCTTCCTATATTGTATTTAAAGGTATTACGTTCAACAACACGGGAAGCCACGACTCGTTGGTGTATCTTGCAGGTGCAGCGTCTCACTTGAGGTTTCTTAACAATCAGTTTTTGGATACTGATGGAAGATACTTTGTTCATTCAAAAATCGATTCAAATGATAGTTTGCATTTGAATGGTTATAACGAATTTCGTTCTAATCTTTTTAAGGGTAATAGCAATTCTCGTGTTTTTTTTAGCACGAATAATCAAAACTCAACTTATCCAAAAGCACAAGGTAATACTTTTATGCACAACAACTTTGTTGACGGTTCAAGTTTACATCTATCAGGGCAACAAAGTGTCCAAATCAGCGAAAATATATTTATTTCAGATTCAAATTTATTTGTTGGTGGCTGTTTTATAAACGCGAGTTCAAGGTTAAATATCACAAATAATATATTGAGTAATTCACGAATGGATGTTAGAGGAAACTGGAATTCTGATCAATCTTTTCCCACATTAATAGCAAACAATTTTATTTGCTCGGATTGGTTGAACCCTTTACTTGGTTCAGCATACACCGGAATGTTAGTTGGTGGATTTAATAATTTAAATATTCTATTTAACACGATACATACAAAATTTGATTTTCAATCCAATGGTAATTTTTCAGCAACACTATCAGTGGGTCAGGAACAATCAGTTAATAGTCGGATAATAAATAATATAATATACAATGAAGGTCAAACAAAGGCGTTATATGTGTTTGATACAGCTGATGATATATGGGATTATAATAATATTTATACCGAAGGAGACACTTTCGCATCTTTTATGGGTAGCTACTTAAATTCGTTTTCAGATTGGCAACAAACAACTGCATTTTGGCCGGAAGATACACCTTATGATATGCACTCCCTTTCCATTGCTCCGGAGTTTATTTCCGACAGCCTCCCCGATATTGTTCCCGGCTCCGAACTATGCGGTCGTGGTATATGGATGGATGAAGTTACTACCGATATATACGGAAACGCCCGCAACAATCCGCCCACCATAGGGGCTTTTGAGTTGCCCACGCCCTGCACCGTAGGCTATCCAAACACTGAAGAAGAACCCTACATCTTTAACATTTCGCCCAACCCCGCCACAGAAACCCTGAATATTATGTATATTGATAAAGAGCTAAACACCACGCTCCGAATCACCAACGGCATAGGGCAAACGGTATATAGCAAGAGAATAAAATTGGGAATTTCTGCTATCAGCCTTTCCGAAATACCGGCGGGAGTTTACCTGTGCAGCCTGAACACCGGCGATAGGGTAATAGCCAAACAAAGGTTGGTGGTGGTGAGATGA